A DNA window from Argopecten irradians isolate NY chromosome 10, Ai_NY, whole genome shotgun sequence contains the following coding sequences:
- the LOC138333167 gene encoding uncharacterized protein, whose amino-acid sequence MNRTSSKDDAASYHYSTPEESMSSLPLLVKPKPSRSLFKNTVTSALGALPSSVTITEQPSSPLAVRVPEVPTNTGDRNESENGYERSSSTSLAPWEEAVTANGAPKIRLIPDVEVYLTPQQLAQVVQKAGNNPRKLVINLLEVFFSKETLAVSSAKGQRSAHNNKSAEKTSALPPAVVTAIKGYTIKHLKKPTGQCSLSDAVMNDVINSKCATARRAILKACPRNSEDNLN is encoded by the exons ATGAACAGAACTAGTTCTAAAGATGATGCAGCTTCTTACCATTATTCAACTCCAGAG GAATCTATGTCCAGCCTGCCATTGTTGGTTAAGCCAAAGCCATCAAGATCACTCTTCAAAAACACAGTAACCTCAGCACTTGGAGCACTACCAAGTTCTGTAACCATTACCGAGCAACCAAGTTCTCCTCTGGCTGTTAGAGTACCAGAAGTACCAACCAATACAGGTGACAGAAATGAATCTGAAAATGGCTACGAGAGAAGCTCAAGTACGTCTTTAGCACCATGGGAGGAAGCAGTGACT GCAAATGGTGCTCCTAAAATAAGACTGATACCAGATGTTGAAGTCTATCTGACACCTCAACAGTTGGCACAAGTTGTCCAGAAGGCAGGGAATAATCCCCGAAAACTTGTGATAAATTTATTAGAAGTTTTCTTTTCTAAAGAAACACTGGCAGTGTCAAGTGCCAAAGGACAGCGGTCTGCCCACAACAACAAATCTGCAGAAAAGACAAGTGCTTTACCACCAGCAGTTGTGACAGCAATCAAGGGGTACACAATCAAACACCTGAAAAAACCCACAGGCCAATGTTCACTGTCTGATGCAGTGATGAACGATGTTATTAATTCCAAATGTGCAACTGCCCGCAGGGCTATACTAAAAGCTTGTCCAAGAAATTCTGAGGACAATTTGAATTAA
- the LOC138333168 gene encoding uncharacterized protein, protein MLDKVNGIIRLIADPLIRAIPYKDPQDQPLLNEHKFDDQTQTVLSHRLFNNLDLILMIKELLTAVSLASDPKHSFLKSAVKTMKKVFPWNNLGFFPETLKTFEAITVKPQPITPLSDITKSCPPNLLKELDPQSGCREIGKALEILHDRGSCLYFPGVDKKPALCDLGSLSSLLSLRGQASQREDIPGLGKDIPCWRMDDFKILFKGKQGQINLFFDVLTEQGLVFRFPCSPKDPKVTDTLVYVMSHDLPGIPDIPVDEIWPADQPDGDLQRDTYYTFPSLPQWLFPCFLRKLQETSKVVLMWKSGLVLRQGPVMVLVELLANQINHDLPTIVISARVQMAAMSDTLYVTFTNVKTILSGLLNSRNVYAMKTICCKVCNPTSNRRHALSAEHNCCHITDIKFKHLANKDLVMCKKQSGKVLMTKEEFIGPDFIPHQNIPNHEDPDVVVNETASKNMDQSLRCHLCNNCGENGMACHGNLRQGITAKHCSCKHELKLCSYCGVCSHCTQTLAEAYAAVHPSFRLGNAIGTTMGSMMAETEFGKYSKYTFGNRMSLSYFSHLSMFMLSEVCNFSIHVMSPSSRIDYKTALGSIVVNGQEKVLENAKCKIGDHVELKILHQQVLQTAGLREEMM, encoded by the exons ATGTTGGATAAAGTCAATGGAATTATAAGACTTATTGCCGATCCGCTTATTCGAGCGATCCCCTACAAAGA TCCACAGGACCAGCCATTACTGAATGAACACAAGTTTGATGATCAGACACAGACAGTATTAAGTCATAGACTTTTCAACAATCTCGACTTAATTCTGATGATCAAAGAACTTCTCACTGCTGTCAGTTTG GCGAGTGATCCAAAACATTCTTTCCTGAAGTCAGCTGTGAAAACTATGAAAAAGGTATTTCCCTGGAACAATCTTGGTTTCTTCCCGGAGACTTTGAAGACTTTTGAGGCTATCACAGTCAAACCTCAACCAATTACACCACTCTCTGACATTACAAAATCATGTCCTCCTAACTTACTCAAGGAGCTGGATCCCCAGTCAGGGTGTCGGGAAATCGGCAAAGCGCTGGAAATTCTACATGATAGG GGTTCCTGTTTATACTTTCCTGGTGTTGACAAAAAGCCAGCCTTATGTGACCTTGGAAGTCTGAGTTCTCTCCTCAGCCTCAGGGGTCAGGCTTCCCAGCGTGAAGATATCCCTGGGCTAGGCAAGGACATCCCATGTTGGAGGATGGACGACTTCAAAATTCTGTTCAAGGGCAAGCAG GGTCAGATCAACCTATTCTTTGATGTTCTGACGGAGCAAGGTTTGGTATTCAGGTTCCCCTGCTCCCCTAAGGACCCTAAGGTTACCGATACACTTGTCTATGTGATGTCACATGATCTCCCAGGTATCCCCGACATACCAGTG GACGAGATTTGGCCAGCAGACCAGCCAGATGGAGATCTACAGAGAGACACCTACTATACTTTCCCCTCACTTCCTCAGTGGCTATTTCCCTGCTTCCTCAG AAAGCTACAGGAAACCTCTAAGGTTGTATTGATGTGGAAATCCGGCCTCGTGCTCCGTCAGGGACCTGTCATGGTGCTGGTGGAGCTCCTCGCTAATCAGATCAACCACG ATCTGCCGACCATCGTTATCAGCGCTAGAGTACAAATGGCGGCCATGTCAGATACCCTCTACGTGACCTTCACAAACGTCAAGACAATTTTGTCGGGACTGCTCAACTCCAGAAATGTGTACGCTATg aaaACTATATGCTGTAAGGTGTGTAACCCGACCAGCAACAGGAGACACGCCCTCAGTGCTGAACACAACTGTTGTCACATCACAGATATCAAGTTCAAACATTTGGCAAACAAAGATCTTGTTATGTGTAAGAAACAAAGTGGAAAGGTTTTGATGACCAAGGAGGAATTTATCGGCCCAG attTCATACCACATCAAAATATCCCTAACCATGAAGACCCAGATGTTGTGGTGAATGAAACAGCCAGCAAAAACATGGATCAGTCACTACGCTGCCATCTTTGTAATAACTGTGGAGAGAATGGGATGGCTTGTCATGGCAATCTGAGACAGGGTATTACTGCAAA GCATTGTAGCTGTAAGCATGAGCTGAAATTGTGTTCCTACTGTGGAGTGTGTAGTCACTGTACACAAACTCTAGCA GAAGCGTATGCGGCAGTACATCCGAGTTTCCGCCTAGGTAATGCGATAGGCACTACCATGGGGAGTATGATGGCTGAAACGGAATTTGGAAAATATTCCAAGTACACGTTCGGTAACAGAATGTCACTGAGTTACTTCAGTCACCTCAGTATGTTCATGCTGAGTGAAGTTTGCAACTTCTCAATCCATGTTATGAG TCCTAGTTCAAGGATAGATTATAAGACAGCCTTGGGCTCAATTGTGGTCAATGGACAAGAGAAGGTATTGGAAAATGCTAAATGTAAGATAGGTGACCATGTGGAACTGAAGATACTGCACCAACAG